In the Leptospira fletcheri genome, CGCTTCCAGCTCGATCAGACTCATTACGTATCCGAACCATACGGATCCCGCTTCTCTCCTGGAAGGTCCAAGATGGATCACAAAGACTTCTTCTTCGATATCCACATCCCCGACCAAATCGGACCAGACATTGGCGGAACTCCGCAAAGAACCGGACAATCTGGCTAGAGTGATTTCGTCGCGAAAAATCCTGCTTTTTATCCCCATAGTCCCGCTGCTCTCGAAGCATCGTACGATTTCGTCTTTGGGTACGCTCAAGAGTTCCCGAGTTTTAAAGACGGAAGTGGGAATTTGCGGAACCGAAGAAAAATTTTCCTTGGTCAGAGGAACTTCGGGATCGAAGTTCCTCCTTTCGCAATAGGCTCCGTATTCCCGGCAGTTTTTCGAATGGAAACGGACCGCTTCTCCGATCGCCTCCCTCCTAAGTTCGGAAGCCTCTTCGGCATCCATCCTATCCCAGTCTTCCCGATTGAATATCACGGAATCCAAAGCAGTCAACCCTTCGGCTCTCGAAATCCCCACGGACCGGAGGCTCGGTTTTTCCATAATGATATCTGAATATGTAGGACCCATGCTCTCTCCTAGAATTTAGGCATCACTTCTTCTGCGAAACGCCGCATACTCGATAGAATTTTCTTACGATCGAGAGTTCCTTCGAATCCGCAGATAAAATGGCTGACTCCCGTTTTTTCTTTCAGGTAATGGAACGCCTCAGCACAGTCTTCCGGAGTGCCTACCGGGCTGATCTCCAGGGCTTTTCTTACCACGACGCTTGCATCGGATTCCCCTTTCAGAATCGCATCCTGCAATTGCGACCAATGGAATCTGTAGTTCGGCAGATTCCTCAACTGGTCGCTCGAAAAAGCCACTCTCATCGCGTCTTCGTGCCATTCCTCTATGTTATGGACGATATCGTTGTAAGCTTCCTCCCTACTATCGGCCACATGAACGACCGCGGATATCACGTGATCGATCTTACTAGGATCGTGATCGTTCGTTTCCGCAATCTCGCCGTACAGATCCAGTTTCGCTCTTACCTGTTCGGTGGATTGTGGAACGTTCATGATCAGTGGAATGCCCAGAGTCGCCGCCCATTCTATCGTGGAGGGAGATTCTCCGACCACATAGACGGGAGGATGCGGAACCGTGGAACAGCTAGGATAAACCGCAATCTCCGGGAATCGGATTAGGTCGGTGTCCCAGGAGACCTTTCCCTTATTCTTCCATGCAGAAAACATAATATCTATCCATTCCTGCAGCATCCGGTGGTTTTGGGAAGGGTTGATGCCGAATACCTCGAAGTCCGCCGGAAAAAAGCCTCTTCCGAAACCCGCGATGAACCTCCCGTCACTCAATTGGTCCAACAGAGAAACCTGTTCCAAAAGGCGCACGGGATGATTCAACGGAGCCACTATGATTGCAGTCCCGACTTTTATTCTCTGCGTCATACCCAAAAGAAAACCGGCCATCATCATCGCGTCCGGACATAGGCCGTACTCGGTGAAATGATGTTCCAGCACCCAAAGATCGTCGAAGCCTAGCTCTTCCGCCTCCGTGGCGAAATCCCGGGAATTCTTGAAAACCGTCGACTGGTCCCAGTGCGGCGGTTTATACGTCGTTAAAGCGACTCCCCATTTCATTTTATAATCTCCTAATAAATCTACGATTTCTAAACGAACAAATCCCTGAACTGACGATGCTCGATGATCTTGGACATATCCAACGGGATCGTCATCCCTTTCGGATGAAAGGAAGACGGATACTCCGTGCTTACGAACCTTACGAATCTCGTCATGGGATACATCCCGTCGTGGGAAGCTCCTAACCGATAAATTCCGCTCGAACCGGCTTCCACGATCCTCGATATTCCGTACCTTCCGATCTCGTCCCTTTCGTTATCCAAAATTCCCGAAGGATAAACGGCGATCGTCTGTATGGAGGAATCGATCATAGGAAGCAATTGATCCGGAGAAGCGATCTTATAGACGAAGGCGGTTCTACAGCCGGGGTGACGAAGGTTATTCCGAGGCTCGGAAACGATCACCTGCCAAGAGTCGGAATTTCCGAATGAAACCGTCGCCCCTAGAAATTCATGGTGAACTCTTGCGAGAACGGCCCCCGCTCTCTGATCTATGCTTCTCTCCGGAGGGGAAAGAACCCGGTCGTAACGTTCCAACTCCTTCGACAAGGCATTAGCGAACGAGAGATGGTCACCGAGCACGAAAATGTTCTGCGTGGAAAAGCAGGCTTGCTGGTCGTACATCGATATGTCGTGGGCGACCAAGCGGGCGGCGGTTCCTAAATCGATACCGTCCGTTTTCACAACGCAAAAGCTCTGCTTGGGACCGAAAGAAACGACCTCTATACCCGGAGGGGTATTGTTATGCGCCCAAGCCAACGCTTCCCTTCCGCCCCAAACGCAGACCGTATCCGCTTTTTGAAGGATCGAAGCGCCGAAGGGAGAGTTAGAAGGCCAATAGACGGTTTGAAAGGACTTACTCACAGGATGGTTCGGATCCAAATCCAGAAAACTCAATCCGAGCTGGGTGGCAGTAATCGGATCTCCGGAGGCGGTCTTTGCGAGAGTTCGATTTTTCGTTAGGATCGATCTCAAAATCGAAAGAACTCCCGCAATTGGAGCGTTCCCCGCAAGAATGTGAACGACCAATCCTTTCGGAAAAGCTCTCACTTCGCAGTCTTCTTTTCGGATCCAGG is a window encoding:
- a CDS encoding LLM class flavin-dependent oxidoreductase translates to MKWGVALTTYKPPHWDQSTVFKNSRDFATEAEELGFDDLWVLEHHFTEYGLCPDAMMMAGFLLGMTQRIKVGTAIIVAPLNHPVRLLEQVSLLDQLSDGRFIAGFGRGFFPADFEVFGINPSQNHRMLQEWIDIMFSAWKNKGKVSWDTDLIRFPEIAVYPSCSTVPHPPVYVVGESPSTIEWAATLGIPLIMNVPQSTEQVRAKLDLYGEIAETNDHDPSKIDHVISAVVHVADSREEAYNDIVHNIEEWHEDAMRVAFSSDQLRNLPNYRFHWSQLQDAILKGESDASVVVRKALEISPVGTPEDCAEAFHYLKEKTGVSHFICGFEGTLDRKKILSSMRRFAEEVMPKF
- a CDS encoding acyl-CoA reductase translates to MSSQVIEEISSEKAITGKKLSLPFILNGKAVKPTEDSELRVEVPGGTVVFPSRMQFETNFDSSKGELERTPTQEIIGFLHRVGRMWENDEYVRRRIFIRQIREFSGYSEQMAVAEADLIAATLRGSARLWDTLQIELGDRFVLDSWIRKEDCEVRAFPKGLVVHILAGNAPIAGVLSILRSILTKNRTLAKTASGDPITATQLGLSFLDLDPNHPVSKSFQTVYWPSNSPFGASILQKADTVCVWGGREALAWAHNNTPPGIEVVSFGPKQSFCVVKTDGIDLGTAARLVAHDISMYDQQACFSTQNIFVLGDHLSFANALSKELERYDRVLSPPERSIDQRAGAVLARVHHEFLGATVSFGNSDSWQVIVSEPRNNLRHPGCRTAFVYKIASPDQLLPMIDSSIQTIAVYPSGILDNERDEIGRYGISRIVEAGSSGIYRLGASHDGMYPMTRFVRFVSTEYPSSFHPKGMTIPLDMSKIIEHRQFRDLFV